Genomic segment of Arachnia propionica:
GAACGGGCACTCGGATCGCGGGCGGATCGTCGCGGGTGAAGATCCACTCCGGATCGGTCACCATGCGGGCAGCCGACAGACCCGCCACCATGGCCACCACCCCGAGCATCGTCGCGATTCCCTGCGCGACGGCGCGGTTGACGTCCCCGGCGTCGAAGTACAGAAGGGTCCGCAGCGCCGACGAGCCGGGCGCCATGACCAGCAGGGTCGGGACGGTCATGAGGGGCATGATGGTCGGCATGGACAGTGTGTTCGATGCTGCCGCCCGGGATTTCACCGCTCTTGCTCCCCTGCTGTGGGACCGGGTCGGCCTGGCCGTCGTCAAAGCCTCACCTCCTGGCAGCGGGGAACACGTGCTGGATGCCTGCTGCGGCATCGGATCCGCGACACT
This window contains:
- a CDS encoding threonine/serine exporter family protein, with product MTVPTLLVMAPGSSALRTLLYFDAGDVNRAVAQGIATMLGVVAMVAGLSAARMVTDPEWIFTRDDPPAIRVPVPRIRRRGN